One part of the Bacteroidia bacterium genome encodes these proteins:
- a CDS encoding oligosaccharide flippase family protein produces the protein MGVLKKLAGHTFIYGSSTILSRLLNVLFLPILTNRFSTGIYGIYANLYAWITVFNVFLTFGMETTMFRFIQDQSDPKKVYSQAFFFVLGLLLVFMGIAIPLHTHIASWMNYEGKEHYLLLLFAIISLDVLAAIPKAMLRHKERAAWFGIIMLVNVIINLSALLIFIVWLDLGIEYVFVANIIAASLVLALSLWKNLPALPSWDFKLLREMLDYAFFIMIAGLAGIMNETLDRIMIPLRWPEGGVFEGLVQTGEDLNGIYAANYKVAMFIALATTAFRYAAEPFFFKEAGEKDSPKTFARVFHYFMMASLAGFLLISSFAPEIMSFNLFGLLNRTFVPETYWSGQKVIPILLLAYVFSAAYINISIWFKITKQTRFAILFTGSGALVTVSVLFFGIPTYGYMAGAWATLLCYLLMSSMVYFVGQKYYPIPYKIKRLCIYGVIVLGAFFLNHNIGATDGFFLAGLSKFLICAAAFGLIFFVEKKYPPIWKGKS, from the coding sequence ATGGGGGTTCTAAAGAAATTAGCTGGACATACCTTTATCTATGGAAGTAGTACGATTCTCAGTCGTCTACTCAATGTCCTGTTTCTCCCCATTCTTACCAATCGTTTCAGCACAGGCATTTATGGAATCTATGCGAACCTTTATGCCTGGATTACTGTCTTCAATGTCTTCCTGACTTTTGGCATGGAAACCACCATGTTTCGCTTTATTCAAGACCAAAGTGATCCCAAAAAGGTATACAGCCAGGCTTTCTTTTTCGTATTGGGTTTACTTCTTGTGTTTATGGGGATCGCTATTCCCCTTCATACCCATATCGCAAGCTGGATGAACTATGAAGGCAAAGAGCATTATCTCCTGCTTTTGTTTGCGATCATTTCTCTGGATGTCCTGGCTGCAATCCCTAAAGCTATGCTAAGGCATAAGGAGCGAGCTGCCTGGTTTGGGATCATCATGCTGGTAAATGTGATTATCAACCTCAGCGCCCTCCTCATTTTTATTGTTTGGCTGGATCTGGGAATCGAATATGTCTTCGTAGCAAATATAATAGCTGCCTCTCTTGTGCTGGCATTATCCCTTTGGAAAAACCTACCGGCTTTGCCTAGCTGGGACTTCAAGCTCTTGCGAGAAATGCTGGACTATGCTTTTTTCATTATGATAGCTGGACTCGCAGGCATTATGAATGAAACCCTGGACAGAATCATGATTCCCCTTAGGTGGCCAGAAGGCGGAGTCTTTGAGGGATTAGTTCAAACAGGCGAAGATTTAAATGGGATTTATGCCGCGAATTATAAAGTTGCTATGTTCATTGCACTTGCAACTACAGCTTTCAGGTATGCAGCGGAACCCTTCTTTTTTAAAGAAGCCGGAGAAAAAGATTCTCCCAAAACCTTCGCAAGGGTCTTTCATTACTTTATGATGGCCAGTCTTGCGGGTTTCCTCCTGATTAGTTCTTTCGCTCCAGAAATCATGTCTTTCAATTTATTTGGGTTGCTAAACCGGACCTTTGTACCGGAAACCTATTGGTCTGGCCAGAAAGTGATTCCCATTTTGCTGCTCGCTTATGTGTTTAGCGCAGCCTATATAAATATTTCCATTTGGTTTAAAATTACCAAGCAGACTCGTTTCGCTATTTTGTTTACAGGAAGTGGTGCATTGGTAACCGTATCCGTCCTCTTCTTTGGAATTCCTACTTATGGATATATGGCAGGAGCCTGGGCTACCCTGCTTTGTTATCTCTTGATGAGCAGCATGGTTTATTTTGTCGGTCAAAAATATTATCCCATTCCCTACAAAATAAAGCGACTTTGTATATATGGTGTTATTGTACTAGGGGCTTTCTTCCTCAACCACAACATTGGCGCTACTGATGGCTTTTTTCTGGCAGGACTTAGTAAGTTCCTCATCTGCGCTGCAGCTTTTGGATTGATCTTTTTTGTAGAGAAAAAGTACCCGCCCATATGGAAAGGCAAGTCATAG
- a CDS encoding carotenoid biosynthesis protein: protein MEEHGKSGVTFAIIVLVVLHYVGVIGFHLEDYRELFESLTPINLLISVGVLAYFHKIWNLNFGFWVFGVFWGGYLLEFVGVHTGLIFGDYSYGSTLGPKVAAVPPMMGLLWVMTAYMAGILAQNMTTNLWLRVVMGALLMVILDFLIEPVAMEYDYWYWDAHRVPISNYFTWFIVGAIMQYVFHQIHQEKSNPVAYPLYLIQFGFFATFLIVDLAG from the coding sequence ATGGAAGAACACGGAAAATCTGGTGTAACCTTTGCGATTATTGTACTTGTTGTCCTTCATTATGTAGGTGTAATTGGATTTCACCTGGAGGATTACCGTGAGCTATTCGAGAGTTTAACTCCCATAAATTTGCTCATCTCTGTAGGCGTGCTCGCCTACTTCCATAAAATCTGGAACCTCAACTTCGGTTTTTGGGTATTCGGCGTATTCTGGGGTGGATATCTCCTGGAGTTCGTAGGGGTACATACAGGCCTTATTTTTGGGGATTACAGTTACGGCTCCACCCTGGGTCCTAAAGTAGCTGCAGTTCCTCCTATGATGGGGCTCCTGTGGGTAATGACTGCCTACATGGCCGGTATCCTGGCACAAAACATGACGACCAACCTTTGGTTGCGAGTTGTGATGGGCGCTTTACTCATGGTTATTCTCGACTTTCTGATTGAACCCGTTGCCATGGAATATGACTATTGGTATTGGGATGCCCATAGAGTTCCCATTTCCAATTACTTTACCTGGTTTATTGTAGGGGCCATCATGCAATACGTTTTCCATCAAATCCATCAGGAAAAAAGCAATCCCGTTGCTTATCCTCTCTACCTGATACAATTCGGATTTTTTGCTACCTTCCTGATCGTTGACCTGGCCGGATAA
- a CDS encoding porin family protein encodes MEKKLLFTTIILCFFSLQSFSQGFGGGLHVGLNASQVDGDAVQGFNKAGLSLGAFVNYEIGDNIFIQPELLFEQLGSAFQGITFVQTSHITLPVVFKINIPVQMGNSTQAIQLHAGPAVGLLIGAKNDVGNDLSNLLKNFDTRIVGGLSYRLAPGFSFMLRYGYSLGSFIETTAPTAANLLAPGKTGLAHNYVNIGLRVHFTAN; translated from the coding sequence ATGGAAAAGAAACTACTATTCACGACTATTATTCTATGCTTTTTCAGCTTACAATCTTTTAGCCAGGGTTTTGGTGGAGGCCTGCATGTTGGATTAAATGCCAGTCAGGTTGACGGAGATGCTGTACAAGGTTTTAATAAAGCAGGTCTTAGCCTGGGAGCTTTTGTCAATTATGAAATTGGCGATAACATTTTCATACAACCGGAATTGTTATTCGAGCAATTGGGAAGTGCATTTCAGGGCATCACCTTCGTCCAAACTTCACATATAACGCTTCCTGTGGTATTTAAAATCAATATTCCCGTCCAAATGGGTAATAGTACACAGGCTATTCAGCTACATGCGGGTCCTGCAGTTGGATTATTGATAGGAGCTAAAAATGATGTCGGCAATGACCTGAGTAATTTGCTGAAGAATTTTGATACACGCATTGTAGGCGGATTGAGCTATAGACTGGCTCCCGGCTTTAGTTTCATGCTGAGGTATGGATATTCTTTGGGTTCATTTATCGAAACCACAGCCCCTACTGCAGCCAACCTTCTCGCCCCTGGAAAAACGGGTCTGGCTCATAATTATGTAAATATTGGACTGCGTGTTCATTTTACCGCCAATTAA
- a CDS encoding asparaginase domain-containing protein → MTIRVFATGGTFDKNYDYINGRLFFEDTQLPEMFRLGRNTIDINLRTLMMIDSLEMTEEDRSVIAHNCKTCEEKHIIITHGTDTMVETAKVVAQLGLEKTVVLTGAMVPYRFGSSDGFFNLGSALAFAQTLASGVYVVMNGRHFSWDNVRKNRQTGFFEELKA, encoded by the coding sequence ATGACCATTAGGGTATTTGCGACCGGAGGGACCTTCGACAAGAATTATGATTATATAAATGGGCGTCTGTTTTTTGAAGACACCCAGCTTCCTGAGATGTTTCGTCTCGGTAGAAACACCATTGACATCAACCTCAGGACGCTCATGATGATTGATAGCCTGGAAATGACTGAAGAGGATAGATCGGTGATTGCACACAATTGCAAGACTTGCGAAGAAAAGCATATTATCATCACTCATGGAACAGATACCATGGTCGAAACAGCAAAAGTTGTAGCTCAATTGGGGTTGGAGAAAACCGTCGTTTTGACTGGAGCTATGGTACCTTACCGATTTGGTAGTTCTGATGGATTTTTCAATCTGGGTAGCGCACTGGCTTTTGCTCAAACCTTGGCTTCGGGCGTTTATGTCGTTATGAATGGACGCCACTTCAGCTGGGACAATGTTCGAAAAAATCGCCAGACCGGCTTTTTTGAAGAATTGAAAGCCTAG
- a CDS encoding 2-C-methyl-D-erythritol 4-phosphate cytidylyltransferase: MRKSAVIVAGGSGKRMGSEIPKQFLLLGDKPILIHTLLRFLAHDPELILSLVLPKDQLAVWEEFSVKYLSFDQIARIIVGEGGASRTESVHQGLLRLERHFDSLEEVWVAIHDGVRPFVKDEVIKHAFELAKEKGASLVCVPVKSSMREIHEAGKSRAVDRSRFYHVQTPQTFSLTAILQAFVQRPHNNFTDDASLYDDFGGSVAICEGSYDNIKITTPEDIALGESILKRGE; encoded by the coding sequence ATGCGAAAATCTGCGGTCATCGTTGCTGGTGGTTCCGGCAAACGGATGGGATCAGAGATACCCAAGCAGTTCCTGCTATTGGGGGACAAGCCTATATTGATACATACTCTTCTACGATTTTTAGCGCATGATCCGGAATTGATCCTGAGTTTGGTATTGCCTAAGGATCAGTTAGCGGTTTGGGAAGAATTTTCAGTTAAATACCTGTCCTTTGATCAGATCGCTCGCATTATCGTAGGTGAAGGGGGAGCCAGCAGGACCGAATCTGTGCATCAGGGACTTTTGAGATTGGAGAGACATTTTGATTCCTTGGAAGAGGTATGGGTGGCGATTCATGATGGGGTAAGGCCTTTTGTGAAAGATGAGGTAATTAAACATGCTTTTGAGCTTGCGAAAGAAAAGGGAGCTTCTTTGGTATGTGTTCCTGTGAAATCCTCTATGCGTGAGATTCATGAAGCAGGAAAAAGCCGGGCAGTTGACAGATCTCGTTTTTATCATGTGCAGACTCCGCAGACCTTCTCATTGACAGCAATCCTGCAGGCATTTGTCCAAAGACCTCACAATAACTTTACAGATGATGCTAGCCTATATGATGACTTTGGAGGGAGTGTAGCCATTTGTGAGGGAAGTTATGACAATATAAAGATTACGACTCCTGAAGATATTGCTTTGGGGGAGAGTATCCTCAAAAGGGGCGAGTAA
- the queA gene encoding tRNA preQ1(34) S-adenosylmethionine ribosyltransferase-isomerase QueA: MKLSAFNFEIPEELTAQYPHEPRDESRLLVAHKDTGKIEHKVFKDILEYFDEGDVAVFNDTKVFPARLFGKKEKTGAKIEVFLLRELNPKQKLWDVLVEPARKIRVGNKLFFGENDLVAEVVDNTTSRGRTIRFLFDGENEELHQLIDKLGKTPIPPYIDRDVEDSDREAYQTVFATNVGAVAAPTAGLHFTRELLKRFELKGIDEARLTLHVGIGAFNPVEVEDLSKHRMDSEYFVIPEYARDLVNNAKNTKQRVLAVGTSVMRALESSVSASRMLNTAEGWTDKFIYPPFEFNIANAFLTNFHKPKSTPMMMSAAFGGYEFMMECYEQAVKEKYRFYGFGDAMLLI, from the coding sequence ATGAAACTTTCCGCTTTCAACTTTGAGATTCCTGAAGAACTCACAGCACAATATCCTCATGAACCCAGAGATGAAAGCCGCCTGCTGGTCGCTCATAAAGATACTGGTAAAATCGAGCACAAAGTCTTCAAAGATATTCTCGAATATTTTGACGAGGGAGATGTAGCAGTATTCAATGATACCAAAGTTTTTCCTGCAAGACTATTTGGCAAAAAAGAAAAAACCGGTGCTAAGATTGAGGTTTTTCTTCTTCGCGAATTGAATCCCAAACAAAAACTCTGGGATGTATTGGTTGAACCTGCCAGAAAGATACGGGTAGGTAATAAACTTTTCTTTGGAGAAAACGACCTCGTTGCTGAAGTAGTTGACAATACTACCTCAAGAGGAAGAACCATCCGTTTCCTCTTTGATGGGGAAAATGAAGAGTTGCACCAACTCATTGATAAATTGGGTAAGACTCCTATCCCTCCCTATATAGATCGTGATGTGGAGGATTCTGATCGCGAAGCCTATCAAACGGTTTTTGCTACCAATGTAGGAGCAGTCGCAGCCCCAACTGCAGGACTTCATTTCACCCGTGAACTCCTGAAGCGTTTCGAACTCAAAGGGATCGATGAAGCAAGACTTACCTTGCATGTTGGTATCGGTGCTTTCAATCCCGTTGAGGTAGAAGACCTTTCCAAGCATAGAATGGATTCTGAATATTTTGTGATTCCTGAGTATGCCCGTGATTTGGTCAACAATGCCAAGAATACAAAGCAAAGGGTATTGGCGGTAGGTACTTCTGTGATGCGTGCCCTGGAGTCTTCCGTTTCAGCTAGCAGGATGCTTAACACTGCCGAAGGATGGACAGATAAATTTATTTATCCTCCTTTCGAGTTCAATATTGCTAATGCATTCCTGACAAACTTCCATAAGCCTAAATCAACACCCATGATGATGAGTGCTGCTTTTGGAGGGTATGAGTTTATGATGGAGTGTTATGAGCAAGCGGTGAAAGAGAAGTATCGCTTCTATGGCTTTGGAGATGCTATGCTCCTTATCTAA
- a CDS encoding DUF4112 domain-containing protein, with product MDEAFPGLEKIDNPKVLWIKRLAWFMDANFKIPFTSIRFGLDPILSLIPGVGNIGTYLVSAFLVWQMQRNGASGKVYLKMVGNILLDVVISFIPILGTIFDIGYKANNRNVQLLIEHYEEGEHTGSGKGMLLGLFFITMGVIFGLIYGVYKLFDLFFEYLGTL from the coding sequence ATGGATGAAGCATTTCCGGGATTAGAAAAGATAGACAATCCCAAAGTTTTGTGGATCAAGCGACTTGCCTGGTTCATGGATGCAAATTTTAAGATACCCTTTACAAGTATTCGATTTGGACTAGACCCAATCCTGAGTCTTATTCCGGGAGTTGGCAATATTGGAACCTACCTGGTTTCTGCTTTTCTGGTTTGGCAAATGCAAAGAAATGGAGCCAGTGGAAAAGTTTATCTGAAAATGGTCGGCAATATTCTGCTGGATGTTGTCATCAGTTTTATCCCCATTTTAGGAACCATTTTCGATATCGGATACAAGGCAAACAACAGAAATGTTCAACTTTTGATTGAACATTATGAGGAAGGCGAACATACTGGCAGCGGAAAAGGCATGCTGTTGGGACTTTTTTTTATTACGATGGGCGTTATTTTTGGCCTGATTTATGGCGTCTACAAGCTATTCGATTTATTCTTTGAGTATTTAGGCACATTATAG
- a CDS encoding DinB family protein, with translation MNLSQLLDKLDLQEEEMKILIQDLNADQLNYNPLSGKWSIRLHLAHLGRYHEVFLLRLRQIMEDEIPMFERYKSEWDAGFSEWKPMSVPEIWDKMNTIRIRIKKHLKELSESELGRKGNHPRLGSMDVIAWFEFFTLHESHHIYSIFRMVKMRVWENVAG, from the coding sequence ATGAATCTCTCCCAATTACTCGATAAGCTTGATCTTCAGGAAGAAGAGATGAAAATTCTCATTCAGGACCTGAATGCAGATCAACTAAACTACAATCCTCTATCAGGCAAGTGGTCTATACGTTTACATTTGGCCCATCTTGGCAGGTATCATGAAGTATTTCTTTTACGACTCCGGCAAATCATGGAAGATGAAATCCCGATGTTTGAGCGATATAAATCAGAATGGGATGCCGGATTTTCGGAATGGAAGCCTATGAGTGTGCCTGAAATTTGGGACAAAATGAATACGATTAGAATCCGGATCAAAAAGCATCTCAAAGAATTGTCTGAGAGCGAATTGGGTAGAAAGGGAAATCACCCTCGCTTGGGAAGTATGGATGTGATTGCCTGGTTTGAATTTTTTACTTTGCACGAAAGCCACCACATATACTCTATTTTCCGTATGGTAAAAATGAGGGTATGGGAAAACGTAGCTGGCTAA
- a CDS encoding thioesterase family protein encodes MAKVQESPRLMLVEMPIRIYGYDIDVMGIVSNQVYIRWFEDLRTEFLAQYWPYEQMLEDNMSPVLARTEADYKYPLKIGEKIVGKLWVESFSRAKWIMCFEIASESRVFCRGKQMGYVVDLTRKRPVPMPTGLMEKYEAAKSELA; translated from the coding sequence ATGGCAAAAGTGCAAGAAAGTCCAAGACTGATGTTGGTAGAAATGCCCATCAGGATCTATGGTTATGATATAGACGTCATGGGGATCGTGAGCAATCAGGTTTATATTCGCTGGTTTGAAGACCTTAGGACTGAGTTTCTGGCCCAATACTGGCCTTATGAGCAAATGCTGGAGGATAATATGTCTCCAGTGCTTGCACGAACAGAGGCGGATTATAAATATCCCCTGAAAATTGGGGAGAAGATAGTCGGGAAGCTTTGGGTAGAATCTTTCAGTCGGGCAAAATGGATCATGTGTTTTGAAATCGCTTCTGAGAGTCGTGTGTTTTGCAGGGGAAAGCAAATGGGATATGTCGTTGATTTAACCCGAAAAAGACCTGTACCGATGCCAACAGGACTTATGGAAAAATACGAAGCTGCAAAGTCAGAATTAGCATAA
- a CDS encoding serine hydrolase domain-containing protein — translation MTKLNLFLSIFLVALLSCKQENEKRALSKKSQLLELFQEEGFNGNFLFAEKGEKKIEISLGYRDFESQDSLIQKHQFYLASVSKQFTGMACLLLVHEGKLDLDDKLSSFYPQLSYADSVSIRQMLHHSSGIPDYYGLGVYKPGMTNEDVLNALLNDTHLDFVPGTEFRYSNSAYVLLSLLAEKASGTTFSDLLEEKVFNPLGMNSTLVYDREKEMPARAIGYSEEGDKKDYHAFTTGGGGLFSNIPDLYTWERALYTDKLIPQDLMKEAYIPGKLAEPEMTKYGFGWFIDKDNPHRVWHSGSLEGFRNLMKRDMKDEILLLYLTNNSFGKLAELSEKVEAILFEEVKP, via the coding sequence ATGACTAAACTCAATCTCTTTTTAAGCATTTTTCTTGTCGCTCTTCTTTCCTGTAAACAGGAAAATGAGAAGAGGGCATTAAGCAAGAAATCGCAGCTTCTGGAATTATTTCAGGAAGAAGGCTTCAATGGAAATTTTCTGTTTGCCGAAAAAGGAGAGAAGAAAATCGAAATAAGTTTGGGATATCGGGATTTTGAAAGTCAAGACAGCTTGATTCAAAAGCATCAATTTTATCTGGCCTCGGTTTCCAAGCAGTTCACAGGCATGGCTTGTCTCTTACTCGTACATGAAGGCAAACTAGATCTTGATGACAAACTTTCCTCTTTTTATCCCCAACTCTCCTATGCGGATTCAGTAAGCATACGTCAGATGCTACATCATAGCTCAGGGATACCTGATTATTATGGACTGGGAGTGTATAAGCCTGGTATGACAAATGAAGATGTCCTCAATGCCCTATTGAATGATACACATTTGGATTTTGTGCCGGGAACGGAATTCAGGTATAGCAATTCGGCTTATGTCCTGCTCTCTTTGCTAGCCGAAAAAGCAAGTGGTACAACTTTCTCTGATTTGCTGGAAGAAAAGGTATTTAATCCATTAGGCATGAATAGCACCCTGGTTTATGACCGGGAAAAGGAGATGCCCGCTCGAGCGATTGGATATAGTGAAGAAGGGGATAAAAAGGATTATCATGCCTTTACTACTGGCGGTGGAGGTTTATTCTCAAATATCCCGGATCTCTATACCTGGGAAAGAGCCCTTTATACGGATAAATTGATTCCTCAAGACTTAATGAAGGAAGCCTATATCCCGGGCAAATTAGCGGAGCCCGAAATGACTAAATACGGTTTCGGTTGGTTTATAGATAAGGACAATCCACACAGGGTATGGCATTCTGGATCTTTAGAAGGATTCCGTAACCTGATGAAAAGGGATATGAAGGATGAAATTCTCCTCCTTTACCTGACCAATAATAGTTTTGGGAAATTGGCGGAACTGAGCGAAAAGGTAGAAGCGATTCTTTTTGAGGAAGTTAAACCTTAA
- a CDS encoding GNAT family N-acetyltransferase has translation MNIIKAGIADLDLIVPLFDAYRRFYEQEADPEKVKAFLHTRIQREESVIFLALSEGQREAMGFTQLYPSFSSVSMQRLWVLNDLFVDPKHRKKGVATSLMNTARELAEDTRSKGLMLETGKENYDAQALYEKLGYKKEEDYFVYNLKV, from the coding sequence ATGAATATAATTAAAGCGGGAATAGCCGATCTGGACCTTATTGTGCCTCTTTTTGATGCATACAGACGATTTTATGAACAGGAAGCTGATCCTGAAAAAGTTAAAGCTTTTTTACACACACGCATCCAAAGAGAAGAATCCGTCATATTTCTAGCCCTTAGTGAAGGGCAGCGGGAAGCAATGGGATTTACACAGCTATATCCTTCCTTTTCTTCTGTATCTATGCAAAGACTATGGGTGCTCAATGATCTTTTTGTTGATCCAAAACACAGAAAAAAAGGAGTGGCCACCTCTCTTATGAATACGGCTCGTGAATTAGCAGAAGATACCCGTTCAAAAGGTCTGATGTTGGAAACCGGTAAAGAGAACTACGATGCACAGGCTTTGTATGAAAAACTGGGTTACAAAAAAGAAGAGGATTATTTCGTCTATAACCTTAAGGTTTAA